The genomic interval CCCGATCGATTCCGCGTTTGCGCAACTGGAGGATCAAGTCGTTGGTCTCCGGACCGTACACCTTGTGCGGACTGCTCACGACCGTCTTGCCGTCCTCGATGTAGGGTTTGTAGCGGGCCAGCCAATCGGCGCCCGAGCCCTTGAAAGAGTCGAGCGAGAGCGGATCCTTGCGGTTGAACATCCCGAGGTCGTGCATCAGCTTCTCGAGGGCGCCCTCGAACTTCCATCCATGATCGTGAGGGTAGTAGTAGTGGGGCGAGACGAAGACCGGGATGCCGGCCTCCTTGGCCGAACGGAACAGCACTTCGATATTCTCGACCGTACGGTTCTCGGTGACG from Acidobacteriota bacterium carries:
- a CDS encoding isochorismatase family protein, translated to VTENRTVENIEVLFRSAKEAGIPVFVSPHYYYPHDHGWKFEGALEKLMHDLGMFNRKDPLSLDSFKGSGADWLARYKPYIEDGKTVVSSPHKVYGPETNDLILQLRKRGIDRVILAGMSANLCTESHMRELLEQGFEVLVVLDGTAAAVVPDGDGYAAAAINFRFMANAVRTTRQVATELLGAEKAQRFISQSAARATE